The following is a genomic window from Microvirga ossetica.
CCGCTGCTTTTCAGGATGCGCCCTACGCGGTGGTGGTCACCAATTCGGTCTTCACCAAGTCGGCCCATCAGCTCGCGCACAAGAATGGCGTGCTCCTGATGCACCACACGGATCTGCCGCAGCTTGAACTGATCGTCACCAGCGGGGCTGGGTCCCGCTGATACAAGATTCCGTTTAGTCGCCTGATACCTTGAGGAAATCGTCGATCGACAGTTGCGCCGGATTGGCGGGCTTCGCCTTGGGCTTCTTTGGGACTTCGTCAGAACCCACAGCTACAGGCTGCTTCCGCGGGATCGGCGTGTCTTCCGACTGCATGCGCTTCATCCGAGCTTTCGCCTTGTCGCGGGCCTGGGCTTCCCCGGACTGCGGATCCTCGGTCAACCATTTTCCACGCTTGATCACCTCGTTCACGCGACCCTGGTTGATCCCAAGCTGAAAGGCGATCTCCTGCTGGGTCATGTCGGTGGTGCTATGAAGCTCGAGGATCTTGCGGGCGAGCTCCGGCGTCATCTTGCGTCCGGACACTCTCCGAGCCGGAGCGATCGACCGCGTCTTCTTCTCCTCCTTACGCATCTTCTCCAGGATGGCCAAGGCCATGTTCATGCCTTGGGCACGCAGGGCTTCTTCGAATTGCTTCAGCGTAGCCAAAAGCGAGACTCCTGCACTCCTGCCCCGATGTACTCACACTGGTTCAGACTGACTTTTGAACGACGAAGAGGTGATGACAGGTTCCGCCAGCCCCGCACGGCTATTCGGACAGGCCAGCCGAATTAAGCCGACCTGAACCAGAATAGAGTCCATAATTCGTGTTTTTCAAGCTCGGCTATTCCAATTTGTTGTTGATTTGTTCCTTCAGTCGAGCATTTCGCCTCTCCTACAACCTTGTCGGTCGCAATGTACCACCGCTAGAAACAATTCCACGGGATCCAGCAACCGGCCGGCCTCTGGAGCACCGCTTACGGGTGAGAGGACACTGGAAGTCCCAAGCTTACGCACTCACCCGTACAGCAACCGCTAGGTGGTATAAACCCCGATTTTTCTGAGACCCCAGCCTATAGCCCTCAACTAGGGATATAGATCTCAATGGGGAGGATGCAGGTATCCCACCGCGCCTGACGTTGAGGCTTTTCCCGCTCACTTTTTTGCGCCAGATATAGGTGCCAGATCGGCTTCACGGGGCCTCCAGCGCTGCTTCGATCAGGTGACGGACGTCGGCCCATGCCGGTGCACTTGGGGCAACTAAATCGAAATGCCCTGCGCCAGGGATGTCCACGAGACGGACGCTGCCAGCCTTGCCGTGTCGAGCGCGGGCATAATCCCGCGCCACATAAGGCGGCACGAGCCGATCGAGCACGCCGCTCACCATCACAACCGGGGTCTTTGGTGGTGGGAGGGTCGCCGGAGAAACCTCCGCAAGCCGATCCGGAGGCGCTAAACGCTCGAGAATCCCGTCGCCGCAGTGTAGCGAAATGAACCTGGCGAAGGTCTTGAGATCGCCCACTCCGGCCAGACTGATCACCGCACGGGGCATGAACGGCGAGGGCACGTGCAACGGGCTTGCCGCCGGCAGTCCTCCCCGGGCTGCAGCCAAGAGCGCTAAATGCCCGCCGGCCGAATGGCCAACCAGCACCGTGCGCGATAGGTCCAAATGATACTTCGGCGCATCATCACGCAGACGTTCGATCGCGGCGCTGACATCTTGGAAGGTGCCGGGATAGCCGCCCCCTCTTCATTGGCCCGGCGGTACCCGATACTCCAGACCGCAATCCCGCGCTCTGCCAGATCTGCTCCGAGACGACGCAGTTGTTCCCGGCCTGCTGTAACGGTGCTCCAGCAGCCGCCATGGATCAGGATCGCCACAGGATGGGGGCCGAATCCTACAGGCAGGAAGATGTCGATCCCTTGAGAGGGCCTGGCACCGTAGCGGACCTGCAGCTTAGGTTCCGGCCGTGCGAGGGCAATAAAGGCTGACAGTTCCACCGGATCAGCAGCCGAAGCCGCGCTGGCAGTGATCGATGCCAGCAGAGCAAGGATGGCGTAGCGTTTCATCACGATCTCCTTTGTTCGGAGCAGCGCGACGGAGACCGTCAATAAGCGATAGCCGGCGCCTGATTCAGATAGCTGTCGTCGGTCGCTTGTCGCAGCATGAAATCAGCAACATCGGCCCGCGCGATGTGACTGCTCTTCGCGCGAATGCCATCGACGGCAGTCCGGTATTGCCCAGACCATTGGTCAGTGGCAGCGGGCGCACGGCAATCCACTCCGGCGCATGGTCCTGAATTTCCTCCAGTGCCCGCCGGTGATCAGCCATAGTGTGACGGATAAGGCGTTTGGCAAGGAACAGGAGCGCTGCTCCCCGAAGATCCCGTGCCGTCTCGCCTAAGACCCCAAAAATCGATAGGATAACGAGCCGCCGCACCTGGTGCGCCTGCATTCCCTGCCCGATGTTGCGGGCACCTGTTGAATAGAGGGTGGTAGGTCCCATCGCATTATCGCCAATAGTGCAAAACACCACATCCTGTCCCGCGAGTACGCGGGCCCCTGCCTCTGCGTCCAGGACATCGCAATGTTCAACGTGAAGCTGCGCATGGCGAATGCCGACTGCAGCGGGATTCCGGATAGCTGCCGTGACCTGATGATGTTGTGCGAGAGCGCGCTCAAGAAGACAGCGGCCCACTCCTCGGCTCGCGCCGACGATCAGAACCTTCATCGATCGCTTCCTTATTGGCTGGCTGAAGCGTGATCGTGTCTGAAGGATTGCCGCGCTCTGGTCTTATTGTCGGTGCCGCGGAGCATACGACTACATTATGGATAATACTAAGGTGACCCCGACCGATCGGGTCACCTTGCGCAGTCGCTCGCATCGTGCCTACGGGACTACCACACCGGTCGGCGTCGCGGCCCCGGGAGACTGCATCAGTGCGAGCTGAGGCAGGGCAAGGGCGAAGCTCCAACCTTACCCAAGTTTGTGACTCTTTCAGGGAAGCGGTCCGGCAACAACGCGATTCCTGCCCGTCCTCTTGGCTTCATACAGTTTTGCATCTGCAGCCGAGACCAGCGCCCCTGCAGTGAACTCGGTCGCTGGATCAGCCGTAACCGCTCCAATGCTCACCGTCACCAGTCCATCAATTCCTCTGGGATGAGGGATCTCAGCCGAAGCCAGATTAGCTCCAAGCCTCTGAGCCACCTCCAACGCACCGGTTTGGTCAGTC
Proteins encoded in this region:
- a CDS encoding sigma factor-like helix-turn-helix DNA-binding protein is translated as MATLKQFEEALRAQGMNMALAILEKMRKEEKKTRSIAPARRVSGRKMTPELARKILELHSTTDMTQQEIAFQLGINQGRVNEVIKRGKWLTEDPQSGEAQARDKAKARMKRMQSEDTPIPRKQPVAVGSDEVPKKPKAKPANPAQLSIDDFLKVSGD
- a CDS encoding alpha/beta hydrolase family protein, whose amino-acid sequence is MERLRDDAPKYHLDLSRTVLVGHSAGGHLALLAAARGGLPAASPLHVPSPFMPRAVISLAGVGDLKTFARFISLHCGDGILERLAPPDRLAEVSPATLPPPKTPVVMVSGVLDRLVPPYVARDYARARHGKAGSVRLVDIPGAGHFDLVAPSAPAWADVRHLIEAALEAP
- a CDS encoding alpha/beta hydrolase; translation: MKRYAILALLASITASAASAADPVELSAFIALARPEPKLQVRYGARPSQGIDIFLPVGFGPHPVAILIHGGCWSTVTAGREQLRRLGADLAERGIAVWSIGYRRANEEGAAIPAPSKMSAPRSNVCVMMRRSIIWTYRARCWLAIRPAGI
- a CDS encoding NAD(P)-dependent oxidoreductase — its product is MKVLIVGASRGVGRCLLERALAQHHQVTAAIRNPAAVGIRHAQLHVEHCDVLDAEAGARVLAGQDVVFCTIGDNAMGPTTLYSTGARNIGQGMQAHQVRRLVILSIFGVLGETARDLRGAALLFLAKRLIRHTMADHRRALEEIQDHAPEWIAVRPLPLTNGLGNTGLPSMAFARRAVTSRGPMLLISCCDKRPTTAI